The Chrysemys picta bellii isolate R12L10 chromosome 5, ASM1138683v2, whole genome shotgun sequence genome includes a window with the following:
- the LOC135983997 gene encoding uncharacterized protein LOC135983997, whose translation MQADNRKRAPAWTVREVLHLIAVWGEDSVLAELRSKRRNAKTFEKISKGMMERGHNRDSDQCRMKVKELRQAYQKTKEANGRFGSESRTCRFYAELHAILGGAATTTPPVIVDSGSGIVSSATPEDSADGGEEEEDELAESTQHSVLPNSQDLFLTLTEVPSQASTQDSDPMEGTSAAANSSSLPPPSRRLSQIRRRKKRTRDEMFSEIMESSRSDRAHLNEWKETVSKYRKEASEREDRRDQREDRRDARDERWRQEDQRRQDATLGLLREQTDMLRRLVELQERLLENRLPLQPLFHPPPSPCSVSSSPRRVRTRGGGSVHLPIPPQ comes from the exons atgcaggctgataatcgaaaaagagcaccagcatggaccgtgagggaggtactgcatctgatcgctgtatggggagaggattcagtgcttgcagaacttcgttctaaaagacgaaatgcaaaaacttttgaaaaaatctccaagggcatgatggagagaggccacaatagggactctgatcagtgccgcatgaaagtcaaggagctcagacaagcctatcaaaaaacaaaggaggcaaacggtcgcttcGGGTCAGAgtcgcggacatgccgcttctacgccgagctgcatgcaattctagggggggctgccaccactaccccacctgtgatcgtggattctgggtcggggatagtctcatcagcgacgcctgaggattctgccgatgggggagaggaggaggaggatgagcttgcagagagcacacagcactccgttctccccaacagccaggatctttttctcaccctgactgaagtaccctcccaagccagtacccaagactctgaccccatggaagggacctcag cagctgcaaattcctcaagcctccctcctccatcccgaaggttatcacagataaggcgtcgtaagaagagaacgcgagacgagatgttttctgaaattatggaatccagccgcagtgacagagctcatctgaatgagtggaaggaaacagtttcaaagtataggaaagaagccagtgaacgtgaggaccggagggaccaacgtgaggacaggagagacgctcgagatgagaggtggcggcaggaagatcagaggaggcaggatgcaacgctggggctgctgcgtgagcaaacagacatgctccggcgtctggtggagcttcaggaacggctgctggaaaacagattgccgcttcagcccctgttccaccctcccccctccccatgttccgtatcctcctcacccagacgtgtaagaacgcgggggggaggctccgtacaccttcccattccaccccagtag